One Bacillota bacterium genomic window, GTGTTTTGTAATATTCCAATAATTGAAATTATGAAAAGGAGAAACCAGTAAGAGTGTATTATTGCTTATTGTAAACAACCATATGATTATAGTATATTCCATTCTGATTTTTTTTATGGGAATGTTATTCAGTTCTTTTTTTCACTTAATGGCAGAGAGATTACCAAAAAACGAAACTCTTTTAGGCAGAAGTTATTGTCTGGATTGCAAAGAAAAATTACGATTAATTGATGTTTTTCCTTTAATTGGTTATTTGATAAATAAGGGAAAATGCCATTACTGCAAATCCAAAATTTCTTTTTACTATCCCCTTGTAGAAGTTCTAGGAGGAGCAATTTTTGTAGTAGCATACTTACTAATTGGGTTTAAAATCGAATTGTTGATAGCTTATGTATTCATTTCGGTTTTGATGATTGAGTCCATTTCTGATGCTATATACCAAATTGTTATTGATAAAATATGGATAATTGGGTTGATTCCACTTGTTGTTATACGAATCATTGAAAAACAATATTTTCAATATTTACTTTCAAGTGCTATAATGTTTTCATTATTATTTATCATTGCAGTACTTGGAAAACTTGCTTTTAAAAAAGATGCACTTGGTGGTGGAGATATT contains:
- a CDS encoding prepilin peptidase, whose translation is MLIVNNHMIIVYSILIFFMGMLFSSFFHLMAERLPKNETLLGRSYCLDCKEKLRLIDVFPLIGYLINKGKCHYCKSKISFYYPLVEVLGGAIFVVAYLLIGFKIELLIAYVFISVLMIESISDAIYQIVIDKIWIIGLIPLVVIRIIEKQYFQYLLSSAIMFSLLFIIAVLGKLAFKKDALGGGDIKLYIFIGFCLTWPQGLLSLFIASFVGVIYGLLQKRKSETTITLVPFIFLGVLLSYFWGNDILNWYLNLLGM